From a region of the Cryptosporangium phraense genome:
- a CDS encoding TIGR04282 family arsenosugar biosynthesis glycosyltransferase, translating to MNAQILVIAKAPVPGRVKTRLCPPCTAEEAAVLAEAALADTVAAVSGVRCRRRVLVLAGEMAAPVGFEVVAQRGVSLGSRLAAGFADTARVGVASFLIGMDTPQVSPGLLTSALGALAGADAVLGPAEDGGWWGLGLRNPRHASVLRDVPTSTATTGERTLDALRERGLRVGLLPVLRDVDTIADAEAVAELVPGSRFARALAGVRPGVAG from the coding sequence GTGAACGCGCAGATTCTGGTCATCGCGAAGGCGCCGGTGCCGGGGCGGGTGAAGACGCGGTTGTGTCCACCGTGCACGGCGGAGGAGGCGGCGGTGCTGGCCGAGGCGGCGCTGGCGGACACGGTGGCGGCGGTGTCGGGCGTGCGGTGTCGTCGGCGGGTGTTGGTTCTGGCCGGTGAAATGGCTGCTCCGGTGGGGTTCGAAGTGGTGGCGCAGCGGGGGGTGTCGTTGGGTTCACGGCTGGCTGCCGGGTTTGCCGACACGGCTCGGGTGGGGGTGGCGTCGTTCCTGATCGGGATGGACACGCCGCAGGTTTCTCCGGGGCTGCTGACCTCGGCGTTGGGTGCACTGGCGGGCGCGGACGCGGTTCTCGGGCCGGCTGAGGACGGTGGGTGGTGGGGGCTGGGCCTGCGGAATCCACGGCACGCGTCGGTGCTGAGGGATGTCCCGACGTCGACCGCGACGACCGGGGAGCGGACCCTGGACGCGCTGCGGGAGCGGGGGTTGCGGGTGGGGCTGCTGCCGGTGCTGCGTGACGTCGACACGATCGCGGATGCCGAGGCGGTGGCCGAGCTGGTGCCGGGGTCCCGGTTCGCGAGGGCGCTGGCCGGGGTGCGGCCGGGGGTGGCGGGTTGA
- a CDS encoding class I SAM-dependent methyltransferase has product MSAPVRSLVGALGLYDEALWTVASGGSVALERWEEAGTWTPLPLADWCSDRVDGDRALVARCVGSTLDVGCGPGRLTAALSDAAVGGAVLGVDVSAAAVALTRRRGAAAVRASVFGPLPAEGHWDTVLLADGNVGIGGDAVALLRRCRALLAPAGRIVVELDPRPSTEASRTRLRLGDRRSEFFGWARVGPDAIDAIAGAAGLVCGERGSEAGRCFSVLTSR; this is encoded by the coding sequence TTGAGCGCGCCGGTTCGGTCGTTGGTCGGGGCGCTGGGGCTGTACGACGAGGCACTGTGGACGGTTGCCTCCGGCGGGTCGGTTGCCCTGGAGCGGTGGGAGGAGGCCGGCACGTGGACGCCGCTGCCGCTGGCGGACTGGTGTTCCGACCGGGTGGACGGGGATCGGGCGCTGGTGGCCCGGTGCGTGGGTAGCACGCTGGACGTCGGCTGCGGCCCGGGCCGCCTGACCGCCGCCTTGAGCGACGCCGCTGTCGGCGGGGCGGTTCTGGGGGTCGATGTCTCGGCTGCGGCCGTGGCGTTGACCCGGCGCCGAGGTGCGGCGGCGGTCCGGGCCTCGGTGTTCGGCCCGCTCCCGGCCGAGGGCCACTGGGACACCGTGCTGCTCGCGGACGGCAACGTCGGCATCGGCGGCGACGCCGTAGCCCTGCTCCGCCGATGCCGGGCGCTGCTGGCGCCGGCCGGCCGGATCGTCGTCGAACTGGACCCGCGCCCCTCGACGGAGGCGTCCCGGACCCGGCTTCGCCTGGGCGACCGGCGGAGCGAGTTCTTCGGCTGGGCCCGAGTGGGGCCGGACGCCATCGACGCGATCGCCGGCGCGGCGGGCCTGGTGTGCGGGGAGCGGGGATCGGAGGCCGGACGATGCTTCAGCGTCCTGACGAGCCGATGA
- a CDS encoding molybdopterin-dependent oxidoreductase: protein MLQRPDEPMNPVPRAALRRGPFRDGAFPSELRSERLSAWLGLWLGVAFGICFLTGIVSHGAQEWAFWPSRPVQLYRVTQGVHVATGYVCVPLLLAKFWAVYPKLFTWPPARDVGHAVSRGALFLLVASALVQVVSGVLNTARWYAFGFFFTTVHYWSAWTCVGALLIHVGSQIAVLRRELGRTARPPQTPPTAPGPGQPRPPSAGAATGTNRLSRRTLLGAVGTAAGVVTLATAGQTVPPLARISLLAPRQPHRGPQSLPVNRTAAGAGIPPIDASYRLTCAGPTTTSLTLDALHHLDQHTVTLPITCVEGWSATADWTGVRIRDLLDLAGFDPDAPVRVVSLQRRGNYRSSVLHPNHHRDPLTLLALHLDGEPLAPDHGYPARLIAPNRPGVQQTKWVTRVERLA from the coding sequence ATGCTTCAGCGTCCTGACGAGCCGATGAATCCGGTGCCGCGGGCCGCGCTGCGGCGGGGACCGTTCCGGGACGGAGCGTTCCCGTCGGAGCTCCGGTCGGAGCGGCTGTCGGCCTGGCTGGGCCTCTGGCTGGGCGTGGCGTTCGGGATCTGTTTCCTGACCGGAATCGTGAGCCACGGCGCCCAGGAGTGGGCGTTCTGGCCGTCGAGGCCCGTGCAGCTGTACCGGGTCACCCAGGGCGTCCACGTCGCGACCGGGTACGTCTGCGTGCCGCTGCTGCTGGCGAAGTTCTGGGCCGTGTACCCGAAGCTGTTCACCTGGCCACCGGCCCGGGACGTCGGTCACGCGGTGTCGCGAGGTGCCCTGTTCCTGCTGGTGGCGAGCGCGCTGGTGCAGGTCGTCTCCGGCGTGCTGAACACGGCCCGCTGGTACGCGTTCGGGTTCTTCTTCACGACCGTGCACTACTGGTCGGCCTGGACCTGCGTCGGCGCCCTGCTGATCCACGTCGGCTCCCAGATCGCCGTACTCCGCCGAGAACTGGGCCGGACCGCCCGCCCGCCGCAGACACCCCCGACCGCTCCCGGCCCGGGGCAGCCACGCCCCCCGTCGGCCGGAGCGGCCACCGGGACGAACCGGCTCTCCCGGCGGACGCTGCTCGGGGCCGTCGGCACGGCCGCCGGCGTCGTCACGCTCGCCACCGCCGGCCAGACCGTCCCCCCGCTCGCCCGCATCTCCCTCCTCGCCCCCCGCCAACCCCACCGCGGCCCGCAGTCCCTCCCGGTCAACCGCACCGCCGCCGGCGCCGGCATCCCGCCGATCGACGCCTCCTACCGCCTCACCTGCGCCGGCCCCACCACCACATCGCTCACCCTCGACGCACTGCATCACCTCGACCAACACACGGTCACGCTCCCGATCACCTGCGTCGAAGGCTGGAGCGCCACCGCCGACTGGACCGGCGTCCGCATCCGCGACCTCCTCGACCTGGCCGGCTTCGACCCCGACGCACCCGTCCGGGTGGTCTCCCTCCAGCGACGGGGCAACTACCGCAGCTCCGTGCTCCACCCGAACCACCACCGCGACCCGCTCACCCTCCTGGCCCTGCACCTCGACGGAGAACCGCTGGCGCCCGACCACGGCTACCCCGCGCGGCTCATCGCCCCGAACCGGCCCGGCGTCCAGCAGACGAAATGGGTGACCAGGGTGGAGCGCCTCGCATGA